The Agromyces mangrovi genome contains a region encoding:
- a CDS encoding polyprenyl synthetase family protein: protein MPESSHLVDLVHARIDEFLTERHSILVSISPDLDPIATFSRRFLSGGKRFRALFCYWGWQAVHGRSDGFDPFGSDDDGDADPAGVVSVAAALECFHAAALVHDDIIDHSDTRRGAPSAHREFGALHRDAGWDGDADAFGEAAAILAGDLLLGWADDLIQAGTAVAGDPAHAAAARSEFQRMRAEVTAGQYLDILEEQAWRSQPESQLRARAERVIVYKSARYSIEAPLRIGAALAGADPAQLAALSAFGLPLGIAYQLRDDLLGVYGDPATTGKPSGDDLREGKRTVLVAVARERLAPGQRRLLDELLGDPGLDAAQITMLQQTLRDCGAVDEVEELITSRVAEAVDALQGAPLSRAARTELTALAETVARRDS from the coding sequence GTGCCGGAAAGCTCCCATCTCGTCGACCTGGTGCACGCCCGGATCGACGAGTTCCTCACCGAACGCCACTCCATTCTCGTCTCGATCAGTCCCGACCTCGATCCGATCGCGACGTTCTCCCGGCGGTTTCTCAGCGGCGGCAAGCGCTTCCGGGCACTGTTCTGCTACTGGGGCTGGCAGGCCGTGCACGGCCGCTCCGACGGATTCGACCCGTTCGGCTCGGACGACGACGGCGACGCGGACCCGGCCGGAGTGGTCTCGGTGGCCGCCGCACTGGAGTGCTTCCACGCCGCGGCGCTGGTGCACGACGACATCATCGACCACTCCGACACCCGCCGAGGCGCCCCGAGCGCGCACCGGGAGTTCGGCGCGCTGCACCGCGACGCGGGCTGGGACGGCGACGCCGACGCGTTCGGCGAGGCGGCGGCCATCCTGGCCGGCGACCTCCTGCTCGGCTGGGCGGACGACCTCATCCAGGCCGGGACGGCCGTCGCGGGCGACCCGGCGCACGCCGCCGCTGCTCGCAGCGAGTTCCAGCGCATGCGCGCCGAGGTGACCGCCGGGCAGTACCTCGACATCCTCGAGGAGCAGGCCTGGCGCAGCCAGCCGGAGTCGCAGCTGCGTGCGCGCGCGGAACGCGTGATCGTCTACAAGTCCGCCCGGTACAGCATCGAGGCACCGCTCCGGATCGGCGCCGCGCTCGCCGGCGCCGACCCCGCGCAACTGGCCGCGCTGAGCGCGTTCGGGCTGCCCCTCGGCATCGCCTACCAGCTGCGCGACGACCTGCTCGGCGTCTACGGCGACCCGGCGACGACCGGCAAGCCGAGCGGGGACGACCTGCGCGAGGGCAAGCGCACCGTGCTCGTCGCCGTGGCGCGCGAACGGCTCGCCCCCGGCCAGCGACGGCTGCTCGACGAGCTCCTCGGCGACCCCGGGCTCGACGCCGCGCAGATCACGATGCTGCAGCAGACGCTCCGCGACTGCGGCGCGGTCGACGAGGTCGAGGAGCTCATCACGTCGCGCGTGGCGGAGGCCGTCGACGCGCTCCAGGGCGCACCGCTCAGCCGCGCGGCGCGCACCGAGCTCACGGCACTCGCCGAGACGGTGGCCCGCCGGGACAGCTGA
- a CDS encoding lysophospholipid acyltransferase family protein — protein sequence MFYWIMKHIVVGPLVLGIFRPWVIGLENVPKSGGAILASNHLSFIDSIFLPLVVDRNVVFLAKSEYFTGRGIKGWLTRLFFQATGQLPIDRSGGKASEASLNTGLRVLGRGELLGIYPEGTRSPDARLYRGRTGVARMVLESGVPVVPVAMIGTDEVMPIGTRLPKVRRIGVVIGEPLDFSRFEGLESDRFVLRSVTDELVYRLRELSGQEYVDVYASSVKEKRAAPTR from the coding sequence GTGTTCTACTGGATCATGAAGCACATCGTCGTCGGGCCCCTCGTGCTCGGCATCTTCCGCCCGTGGGTGATCGGCCTCGAGAACGTGCCCAAGTCGGGCGGTGCGATCCTCGCCAGCAATCACCTGTCGTTCATCGACTCGATCTTCCTGCCGCTGGTCGTCGACCGGAACGTCGTCTTCCTCGCCAAGAGCGAGTACTTCACGGGCCGGGGCATCAAGGGCTGGCTCACGCGCCTCTTCTTCCAGGCCACGGGCCAGCTGCCGATCGACCGGTCGGGCGGCAAGGCCTCTGAGGCATCCCTCAACACCGGCCTGCGCGTGCTCGGCCGTGGCGAGCTGCTCGGCATCTACCCCGAGGGCACCCGGAGCCCCGACGCCCGGCTGTACCGCGGTCGCACCGGCGTCGCCCGCATGGTGCTCGAGTCGGGCGTGCCCGTGGTGCCGGTCGCGATGATCGGCACCGACGAGGTGATGCCCATCGGCACGCGCCTGCCGAAGGTGCGGCGCATCGGCGTCGTCATCGGCGAGCCGCTCGACTTCAGCCGCTTCGAGGGGCTCGAGTCCGACCGCTTCGTGCTCCGCTCCGTGACCGACGAGCTGGTGTACCGCCTCCGCGAGCTGAGCGGCCAGGAGTACGTCGACGTCTATGCGAGCTCGGTCAAGGAGAAGCGCGCCGCTCCGACGCGGTAG
- a CDS encoding UDP-N-acetylmuramoyl-tripeptide--D-alanyl-D-alanine ligase, producing the protein MIALTIDEVARAVDGRLVDAAHGERVVDGAVHTDSREVGPGDVFVCKPGEVTDGHVFAPDAVAAGAALLIVERSLELDVPQVVVEDAVVGLGALATEVVRRVRAGGDLRVVGITGSNGKTTTKNLLRAILSPEGETVAPRGSYNNEVGAPVTMLELTESTKYLVAEMGASGVGHIARLTRMARPDIGVVLKVGLAHAGEFGGIEQTVRAKGEMVEALAEDGVAVLNADDPRVAGMADRTSARIVRFGFGADADVRATDVVAHAGGTDFRVEVAGVGGADVRFRVLGEHHVMNALAAIAVATELGVALDDTVARLEQVTLAERWRMQLMGGRDGITVINDAYNASPDSMAAALKTLAQLGRSGGRTIAVLGEMSELGEFSGEEHDRIGLQAVRLGISQLVVVGAGARRLHITAINEGSWDGESAFVETQDEAFDLVAKTAGPGDTVLVKSSNSAGLRHLGDRLGEWFA; encoded by the coding sequence ATGATCGCCCTGACGATCGATGAGGTCGCGCGCGCCGTCGACGGGCGTCTCGTCGACGCCGCGCACGGCGAGCGGGTGGTCGACGGTGCCGTGCACACCGACTCCCGCGAGGTCGGCCCCGGCGACGTCTTCGTCTGCAAGCCCGGCGAGGTGACCGACGGGCACGTGTTCGCTCCCGACGCGGTCGCCGCGGGCGCCGCGCTGCTCATCGTGGAGCGTTCGCTGGAGCTCGACGTGCCCCAGGTGGTCGTCGAGGACGCCGTCGTCGGCCTCGGTGCGCTCGCGACCGAGGTGGTGCGCCGCGTGCGCGCGGGCGGCGACCTGCGCGTGGTCGGCATCACCGGCTCGAACGGCAAGACGACGACCAAGAACCTGCTGCGCGCCATCCTGTCGCCCGAGGGCGAGACGGTCGCGCCGCGCGGCTCGTACAACAACGAGGTCGGCGCACCGGTCACCATGCTCGAGCTCACCGAGTCGACGAAGTACCTCGTCGCCGAGATGGGCGCCTCGGGCGTCGGCCACATCGCACGGCTGACCCGCATGGCCCGCCCCGACATCGGCGTGGTCCTGAAGGTCGGCCTCGCCCACGCGGGCGAGTTCGGCGGCATCGAGCAGACCGTGCGCGCCAAGGGCGAGATGGTCGAGGCCCTCGCCGAGGACGGCGTCGCGGTGCTGAACGCCGACGACCCGCGCGTGGCCGGCATGGCCGACCGCACGAGCGCGCGCATCGTGCGGTTCGGGTTCGGAGCGGACGCCGACGTGCGCGCCACCGACGTGGTCGCCCACGCGGGCGGCACCGACTTCCGCGTCGAGGTGGCGGGGGTCGGCGGCGCCGACGTGCGCTTCCGCGTGCTCGGCGAGCACCACGTCATGAACGCCCTCGCGGCGATCGCGGTCGCCACCGAGCTCGGCGTCGCGCTCGACGACACCGTCGCCCGTCTCGAGCAGGTCACGCTCGCCGAGCGCTGGCGCATGCAGCTCATGGGCGGTCGCGACGGCATCACGGTGATCAACGACGCGTACAACGCGAGCCCCGACTCGATGGCCGCGGCGCTCAAGACGCTCGCGCAGCTCGGGCGGTCGGGCGGCCGCACGATCGCGGTGCTGGGCGAGATGAGCGAGCTCGGCGAGTTCTCGGGCGAGGAGCACGACCGCATCGGCCTGCAGGCCGTTCGGCTCGGCATCTCGCAGCTCGTCGTGGTGGGCGCGGGTGCGAGGCGCCTGCACATCACGGCGATCAACGAGGGGTCGTGGGACGGCGAGAGCGCCTTCGTCGAGACGCAGGACGAGGCGTTCGACCTCGTCGCGAAGACCGCCGGTCCCGGTGACACGGTGCTGGTGAAATCGTCGAACTCGGCGGGTCTCCGCCACCTCGGCGACCGATTGGGAGAATGGTTCGCGTGA
- a CDS encoding class II 3-deoxy-7-phosphoheptulonate synthase produces the protein MTQVVEPVVQPADSVIAGLDAWRALPIKQQPEWGDPEAVAAASAELATLPPLVFAGEVDRLRDKLAAAARGEAFLLQGGDCAETFAGATADQIRNRVKTVLQMAVVLTYGASMPVVKMGRMAGQFAKPRSKDTETRGDVTLPAYRGDIVNGYDFTPESRTADPSRLLRGYHTAASTLNLIRAFTQGGFADLRQVHAWNKGFAANPANARYETLAKEIDRAVRFMDACGADFDELKRTEFFTGHEGLLMDYERPMTRIDSRTGLPYDTSAHFLWIGERTRDLDGAHVDFLSRVRNPIGVKLGPTTTPDDMLALIEKLDPEREPGRLTFITRMGAGRIREALPPLLEAIKAADANPLWVTDPMHGNGLTTPTGYKTRRFDDVVDEVKGFFEAHRDAGTHPGGIHVELTGDDVTECLGGSEHIDEETLATRYESLCDPRLNHMQSLELAFLVAEELAR, from the coding sequence GTGACCCAGGTCGTCGAACCCGTCGTGCAGCCCGCTGACTCCGTCATCGCCGGACTCGACGCGTGGCGCGCGCTCCCGATCAAGCAGCAGCCCGAGTGGGGCGACCCGGAGGCGGTCGCGGCCGCATCGGCGGAGCTCGCGACGCTGCCGCCGCTCGTGTTCGCGGGCGAGGTCGACCGCCTGCGCGACAAGCTCGCGGCCGCCGCGCGCGGCGAGGCGTTCCTGCTGCAGGGCGGCGACTGCGCGGAGACCTTCGCGGGCGCCACCGCCGACCAGATCCGCAACCGCGTCAAGACCGTGCTGCAGATGGCGGTCGTGCTCACCTACGGCGCGTCGATGCCGGTCGTGAAGATGGGGCGCATGGCCGGCCAGTTCGCCAAGCCGCGCTCGAAGGACACCGAGACGCGCGGCGACGTGACGCTCCCGGCGTACCGCGGCGACATCGTCAACGGCTACGACTTCACGCCCGAGTCGCGCACGGCCGACCCGTCGCGACTGCTGCGCGGCTACCACACCGCGGCCTCGACGCTGAACCTCATCCGCGCGTTCACCCAGGGCGGGTTCGCCGACCTGCGCCAGGTGCACGCCTGGAACAAGGGCTTCGCGGCGAACCCCGCGAACGCCCGCTACGAGACGCTCGCGAAGGAGATCGACCGCGCCGTGCGGTTCATGGACGCGTGCGGCGCCGACTTCGACGAGCTCAAGCGCACCGAGTTCTTCACCGGTCACGAAGGCCTGCTCATGGACTACGAGCGCCCGATGACCCGCATCGACTCGCGCACGGGCCTCCCGTACGACACGTCTGCGCACTTCCTCTGGATCGGCGAGCGCACCCGAGACCTCGACGGCGCGCACGTCGACTTCCTGTCGCGCGTGCGCAACCCGATCGGCGTGAAGCTCGGGCCGACCACGACGCCCGACGACATGCTCGCGCTCATCGAGAAGCTCGACCCCGAGCGCGAGCCGGGCCGGCTCACCTTCATCACGCGCATGGGTGCGGGCCGCATCCGCGAGGCGCTGCCGCCGCTGCTCGAGGCCATCAAGGCCGCTGACGCGAACCCGCTCTGGGTCACCGATCCGATGCACGGCAACGGGCTCACCACCCCCACCGGCTACAAGACGCGTCGCTTCGACGACGTCGTCGACGAGGTCAAGGGGTTCTTCGAGGCGCACCGCGACGCGGGCACGCACCCGGGCGGCATCCACGTCGAGCTCACCGGCGACGACGTCACCGAGTGCCTCGGCGGTTCGGAGCACATCGACGAGGAGACCCTCGCGACGCGCTACGAGTCGCTCTGCGACCCGCGCCTCAACCACATGCAGTCGCTCGAGCTCGCCTTCCTGGTCGCGGAGGAACTCGCCCGCTGA
- the mraZ gene encoding division/cell wall cluster transcriptional repressor MraZ, whose product MFLGTHEPKLDDKGRIILPAKFRDELANGLVMTRGQEHCVYVFSAREFETIHDTIRQAPVTSKQARDYMRVFLSGASAETPDKQHRVTIPSPLRQYAGLERDLAVIGAGSRVEIWDAGAWQTYLSEQEAVFANTAEEVIPGLF is encoded by the coding sequence GTGTTCCTCGGTACGCACGAGCCGAAGCTCGACGACAAGGGGCGCATCATCCTGCCCGCCAAGTTCCGCGACGAGCTCGCCAACGGACTGGTGATGACCCGCGGCCAGGAGCACTGCGTGTACGTGTTCAGCGCACGCGAGTTCGAGACGATCCACGACACGATCCGGCAGGCGCCCGTGACCAGCAAGCAGGCCCGCGACTACATGCGCGTCTTCCTCTCCGGCGCCAGCGCCGAGACCCCCGACAAGCAGCACCGCGTCACCATCCCGTCCCCGCTGCGCCAGTACGCGGGGCTCGAGCGCGACCTCGCCGTCATCGGCGCCGGCAGCCGCGTCGAGATCTGGGACGCCGGCGCCTGGCAGACGTACCTCTCCGAACAGGAGGCGGTCTTCGCGAACACGGCCGAGGAGGTGATCCCGGGGCTCTTCTGA
- the pknB gene encoding Stk1 family PASTA domain-containing Ser/Thr kinase has product MPADPMVGRLVDGRYQVRSRIARGGMATVYLATDLRLERRVAIKIMHGHLADDNTFKTRFVQEARSAARLSHPNVVNVYDQGQDSDMAYLVMEYLPGITLRDLLRDYTKLTPEQSVDIMDAVLSGLASAHKAGIVHRDLKPENVLLADDGRIKLGDFGLARAASANTSTGQALLGTIAYLSPELVTRGVADARSDIYAVGILLYEMLTGEQPYVGEAPMQIAYQHANDTVPTPSSKEPSVPAELDELVLWATARDPEERPADARAMLEQLRAIEPVVRGTGTATGQATAVIPDGAGTGVPDSTAATTVLGERRAAVAAPRKKPAASGVAALEDQTRRRKRRGYWLFALVLLLAGLAGGTGWYFGSGPGALTTVPTVSGLSPEAAAAALADAGFESALGEQHDPEIEEGLVSGTDPEGGTEARRGGTVQILVSLGPRILAVPDVTGMQEDDARDALADFDVAEETDVRYSDVDRGGVIAVLDADGERVGAEYPEQGALSLVVSAGGIPSVVGTPSAEAEQRLADAGLDVSFAEAQFSNDVAADLVLSAATSTDPVRPGDPIVLTVSKGPDLVPLPDVVGENLADAIDTLEAAGFDVQYSFPEAFVGLATVKSMSPGGGTEQIRNSTVTLVATLEL; this is encoded by the coding sequence ATGCCCGCGGACCCCATGGTCGGCCGTCTCGTCGACGGCCGCTACCAGGTGCGCTCGCGCATCGCGCGCGGCGGCATGGCCACGGTCTACCTCGCGACCGACCTCCGCCTGGAGCGGCGGGTCGCGATCAAGATCATGCACGGCCACCTCGCCGACGACAACACGTTCAAGACGCGCTTCGTGCAGGAGGCGCGCTCGGCCGCGCGACTGTCGCACCCCAACGTCGTGAACGTCTACGACCAGGGGCAGGACTCCGACATGGCGTACCTCGTCATGGAGTACCTCCCCGGCATCACGCTGCGCGACCTGCTCAGGGACTACACGAAGCTCACCCCCGAGCAGTCGGTCGACATCATGGACGCCGTGCTCTCCGGCCTCGCCTCGGCCCACAAGGCCGGCATCGTGCACCGCGACCTGAAGCCCGAGAACGTGCTGCTCGCCGACGACGGGCGCATCAAGCTCGGCGACTTCGGCCTCGCGCGCGCCGCGAGCGCGAACACGTCGACGGGGCAGGCGCTGCTCGGCACCATCGCGTACCTGTCGCCCGAACTCGTCACGCGGGGCGTCGCCGACGCCCGGAGCGACATCTACGCCGTCGGCATCCTGCTCTACGAGATGCTCACGGGCGAGCAGCCGTACGTCGGCGAGGCGCCGATGCAGATCGCCTACCAGCACGCCAACGACACGGTGCCCACCCCGAGCTCGAAGGAGCCGTCGGTGCCCGCGGAGCTCGACGAGCTCGTGCTCTGGGCCACCGCCCGCGACCCCGAGGAGCGCCCGGCGGACGCCCGCGCGATGCTCGAGCAGCTGCGCGCGATCGAGCCGGTCGTCCGCGGTACCGGCACGGCCACCGGGCAGGCCACCGCGGTGATCCCCGACGGCGCCGGCACCGGCGTGCCGGACTCCACCGCCGCGACCACCGTGCTCGGCGAACGGCGCGCCGCCGTCGCCGCGCCGAGGAAGAAGCCCGCCGCCTCCGGCGTCGCCGCCCTCGAGGACCAGACGCGTCGGCGCAAGCGCCGCGGGTACTGGCTGTTCGCGCTGGTCCTGCTGCTCGCGGGACTCGCGGGCGGCACCGGGTGGTACTTCGGCAGCGGCCCCGGGGCGCTCACGACGGTGCCGACCGTCAGCGGCCTCTCCCCCGAGGCCGCCGCCGCCGCGCTCGCCGACGCCGGATTCGAGTCGGCCCTGGGCGAGCAGCACGATCCCGAGATCGAGGAGGGACTCGTCTCGGGCACCGACCCGGAGGGCGGCACCGAGGCGCGGCGCGGCGGCACCGTGCAGATCCTCGTCTCCCTGGGCCCGCGGATCCTCGCGGTTCCCGACGTCACCGGGATGCAGGAGGACGACGCCCGCGACGCGCTCGCCGACTTCGACGTCGCCGAGGAGACCGACGTCCGCTACTCCGACGTCGACCGCGGCGGCGTGATCGCCGTGCTGGACGCCGACGGCGAGCGGGTCGGCGCCGAGTACCCCGAGCAGGGCGCCCTCTCCCTCGTCGTCTCCGCCGGCGGCATCCCCTCGGTCGTCGGCACCCCGTCGGCGGAGGCCGAGCAGCGACTGGCGGATGCCGGCCTCGACGTGTCGTTCGCAGAGGCGCAGTTCAGCAACGACGTCGCCGCCGACCTAGTGCTGTCGGCCGCGACCAGCACCGACCCGGTGCGCCCGGGCGACCCGATCGTGCTGACCGTGTCGAAGGGGCCGGACCTGGTGCCGCTGCCCGACGTGGTCGGCGAGAACCTGGCCGACGCGATCGACACGCTCGAAGCCGCCGGGTTCGACGTGCAGTACAGCTTCCCCGAGGCGTTCGTCGGGCTCGCCACCGTGAAGTCGATGAGCCCCGGCGGCGGCACCGAGCAGATCCGCAACTCGACGGTCACGCTGGTGGCGACGCTCGAACTCTGA
- a CDS encoding DUF3040 domain-containing protein, whose product MPLSEQEQRLLEEMERSLYRNDADFVATVGGRRGRPNYRSVVLGVLLGVAGVGALIAGVATQLLFIGIIGFALMFTGVLLAISPSRKVSVEELSDLADGQRPARSSGSAGFMDRMNQRWDRRQEDRD is encoded by the coding sequence ATGCCGCTTTCAGAGCAGGAGCAGCGCCTCCTGGAGGAGATGGAGCGCAGCCTCTATCGCAACGATGCCGACTTCGTGGCGACGGTGGGTGGGCGACGTGGCCGACCCAACTACCGCTCCGTCGTGCTCGGCGTGCTGCTGGGTGTCGCCGGCGTGGGTGCGCTCATCGCCGGAGTCGCGACGCAGCTGCTGTTCATCGGCATCATCGGGTTCGCGCTGATGTTCACCGGCGTGCTCCTCGCGATCTCGCCGTCGCGGAAGGTCTCCGTCGAGGAGCTCTCCGACCTCGCCGACGGCCAGCGCCCCGCCCGCTCGTCCGGCTCCGCCGGGTTCATGGACCGCATGAACCAGCGCTGGGACCGCCGCCAGGAGGACCGCGACTAG
- the rsmH gene encoding 16S rRNA (cytosine(1402)-N(4))-methyltransferase RsmH, which yields MGIGTRGRPANIMDDLSRIHTPVMLERCIELLEPAVARPGAVLVDATLGMGGHTEALLERFPELTVIGLDRDTDALGIASERLSRFGDRLRPVHTIYDGILDAIDGEGFPAVDGILFDLGVSSLQLDRAERGFAYAKDAPLDMRMDASTGITAEEVLAEYGEADLRRIFHEYGEEKLAARYARAIVRARAQEPITRSGRLVEILSDATPAAVQRAGHPAKRVFQALRIEVNAELSVLEHAVPAGLEALAVGGRMVVLAYQSLEDRIVKRALQAATTSTAPPGLPMELPEHQPRFRLLTRGAELASPAEQESNPRAKPVRLRAVERTRGNA from the coding sequence ATGGGAATCGGGACCCGGGGTCGGCCCGCGAACATCATGGACGACCTGTCACGCATCCACACACCCGTCATGCTCGAGCGCTGCATCGAGCTGCTCGAGCCCGCCGTCGCGCGCCCCGGGGCGGTGCTCGTCGACGCCACGCTCGGCATGGGCGGCCACACCGAGGCGCTGCTCGAGCGGTTCCCCGAGCTCACCGTGATCGGCCTCGACCGCGACACCGACGCACTCGGCATCGCCTCCGAGCGCCTCTCCCGGTTCGGCGACCGCCTGCGCCCCGTGCACACGATCTACGACGGCATCCTCGACGCGATCGACGGCGAGGGGTTCCCCGCCGTCGACGGCATCCTGTTCGACCTCGGGGTCTCGTCGCTCCAGCTCGACCGCGCCGAGCGCGGCTTCGCCTACGCGAAGGACGCCCCGCTCGACATGCGCATGGACGCGTCCACGGGCATCACCGCCGAGGAGGTGCTTGCCGAGTACGGCGAGGCCGACCTGCGCCGCATCTTCCACGAGTACGGCGAGGAGAAGCTCGCCGCGCGCTACGCGCGGGCGATCGTCCGGGCGCGCGCCCAGGAGCCGATCACCCGTTCGGGGCGCCTGGTCGAGATCCTGTCGGATGCCACGCCGGCCGCCGTCCAGCGCGCGGGCCACCCGGCCAAGCGGGTCTTCCAGGCCCTGCGCATCGAGGTCAACGCCGAGCTGTCGGTGCTCGAGCACGCCGTGCCCGCCGGGCTCGAGGCGCTCGCGGTGGGCGGGCGCATGGTCGTGCTCGCCTACCAGTCGCTCGAGGACCGCATCGTCAAGCGGGCGCTGCAGGCCGCGACCACGTCGACCGCACCGCCCGGGCTCCCGATGGAGCTGCCCGAGCACCAGCCGAGATTCCGTCTGCTCACGAGGGGAGCCGAGCTCGCGAGCCCGGCCGAGCAGGAATCGAACCCGCGCGCCAAGCCCGTCCGGCTGCGCGCGGTGGAACGCACGAGGGGGAACGCATGA
- a CDS encoding Rv2175c family DNA-binding protein — MTEEALEATNWLTVPDLVELLGITPSRVRRLFDDRQLVARRVDGVLKVPDSFVRDGEPVHELRGTVMVLGDAGFSDDEAVEWLVSVDDSLQTTPIEALRNGRKTEVRRVAQALA; from the coding sequence GTGACTGAGGAGGCCCTCGAGGCGACCAACTGGCTGACCGTTCCGGATCTCGTGGAGCTGCTCGGCATCACGCCGAGCCGGGTGCGCCGGCTCTTCGACGATCGCCAGCTCGTCGCGCGGCGCGTCGACGGGGTGCTCAAGGTGCCCGACTCGTTCGTGCGCGACGGCGAGCCGGTGCACGAGCTGCGCGGCACCGTGATGGTGCTGGGCGACGCGGGCTTCAGCGACGACGAGGCGGTCGAGTGGCTCGTCTCCGTCGACGACAGCCTGCAGACCACGCCGATCGAGGCGCTCCGCAACGGTCGCAAGACCGAGGTGCGCCGGGTCGCGCAGGCGCTGGCCTGA
- a CDS encoding peptidoglycan D,D-transpeptidase FtsI family protein has product MEVETGRLLAVADVPTVDPNDPAATESVDRGSRAFTASFEPGSTFKTLTAAAVVDAGEDEPGVVAPYRYLPANGANVNDSHFHEDERMTLSGVLVDSSNTGMSLFGERLSDSERFSYMEAFGIGQRTEVGFLAEDPGILHDWRNWDNQTKYTTMFGQGLTTTAIQIASVYQTIANGGVRMPVTLVDGCLGADGEPVEQEAAEGTRVISEQAAADTSLMLEQVYRDGWLADRWNVPGYRVAAKTGTAQVPDGNGGYQSGYLVSVSGFAPADDPEYVVSVSIMDPVKMNSSAASAPVFQEVMSQVLKTSRTIPSGAEAPELPAHW; this is encoded by the coding sequence ATGGAGGTCGAGACGGGCCGGCTCCTGGCGGTCGCCGATGTGCCGACGGTCGACCCGAACGATCCGGCGGCGACCGAGTCGGTCGACCGCGGCTCGCGCGCCTTCACGGCATCGTTCGAGCCGGGCTCGACGTTCAAGACGCTCACGGCAGCGGCGGTCGTCGACGCGGGGGAGGACGAGCCCGGCGTCGTCGCGCCGTACCGCTACCTGCCCGCGAACGGCGCGAACGTCAACGACAGCCACTTCCACGAGGACGAGCGGATGACCCTCTCGGGCGTGCTCGTCGACTCGTCGAACACCGGCATGTCGCTCTTCGGCGAGCGGCTCTCCGACTCCGAGCGCTTCTCGTACATGGAGGCGTTCGGCATCGGCCAGCGCACCGAGGTCGGGTTCCTCGCCGAGGACCCCGGAATCCTGCACGACTGGCGGAACTGGGACAACCAGACCAAGTACACGACCATGTTCGGCCAGGGCCTCACCACGACGGCGATCCAGATCGCGAGCGTGTACCAGACGATCGCGAACGGCGGCGTGCGCATGCCCGTCACGCTGGTCGACGGATGCCTCGGGGCAGACGGCGAACCCGTCGAGCAGGAGGCCGCGGAGGGAACCCGGGTCATCTCCGAGCAGGCCGCGGCGGACACCTCGCTCATGCTCGAGCAGGTGTACCGCGACGGCTGGCTGGCCGACCGCTGGAACGTGCCCGGGTACCGTGTCGCGGCGAAGACGGGCACCGCCCAGGTGCCCGACGGGAACGGCGGATACCAGAGCGGCTACCTCGTCTCCGTGTCGGGCTTCGCGCCCGCCGACGACCCCGAGTACGTCGTTTCGGTGAGCATCATGGATCCCGTTAAGATGAACTCGTCCGCCGCCTCGGCTCCCGTCTTCCAGGAGGTCATGAGCCAGGTGCTGAAGACATCTCGGACGATTCCCTCCGGCGCCGAAGCGCCCGAACTGCCAGCGCACTGGTGA